A single window of Candidatus Rhabdochlamydia oedothoracis DNA harbors:
- a CDS encoding IS630 transposase-related protein, with translation MPKPYSMDLRKRVLQYLEENNDKMKASQLFQVGIATVYRWVKRKKQRGNVEPLKKKSTYKKIDDQRLIAYVEKNPDHFLSEIAKHFGLTLQAIFYALKRLKITRKKRLRFIRKGMRKQERNI, from the coding sequence ATGCCTAAACCTTATTCAATGGATCTAAGAAAACGAGTGCTTCAATACCTAGAAGAAAATAACGACAAAATGAAGGCCAGCCAGCTATTTCAAGTTGGGATTGCAACTGTCTACCGATGGGTAAAGCGTAAGAAACAAAGAGGAAACGTAGAACCTCTAAAAAAGAAAAGCACTTATAAGAAAATTGATGATCAGAGATTAATCGCTTATGTAGAAAAAAACCCCGATCATTTTTTATCAGAGATTGCAAAGCATTTTGGTTTGACTTTGCAAGCAATCTTTTACGCTTTGAAAAGACTCAAGATCACAAGAAAAAAAAGATTGCGTTTTATAAGGAAAGGAATGCGGAAGCAAGAGCGGAATATCTAA
- a CDS encoding IS630 family transposase: MEAISPEKRVYLDQSGISQYVHRQYARSARGKQIFGGISGKRFGRQSVISALQGKKLLAPMCFEGTCNTDLFNVWLKQELIPNLTHGQVLILDNASFHKSKTTRTLIEESGYEMLFLPPYSPDLNPIEKYWANMKTKIRELLPTVANLSEALDQAVLSMSI; encoded by the coding sequence ATAGAAGCAATTTCTCCTGAAAAAAGGGTCTATTTGGATCAGAGCGGAATCAGTCAATATGTGCATAGGCAATATGCGAGGAGCGCGAGGGGAAAACAAATATTTGGAGGAATTTCAGGAAAACGATTTGGTAGACAGAGTGTAATTTCGGCACTACAAGGGAAGAAATTGCTGGCACCGATGTGTTTTGAAGGAACTTGCAATACGGATCTATTTAATGTATGGCTAAAACAGGAATTGATTCCAAATTTGACTCATGGCCAAGTTTTGATTCTCGATAACGCGAGCTTTCATAAATCAAAGACAACTAGAACATTGATAGAGGAAAGTGGATACGAAATGCTCTTTCTCCCGCCTTATTCACCGGACTTAAATCCTATCGAAAAATATTGGGCCAATATGAAAACGAAAATCCGAGAACTTTTACCTACTGTAGCTAATTTATCCGAAGCCTTAGATCAAGCTGTTTTATCAATGTCGATTTAA
- a CDS encoding IS110 family transposase, with product MKHYIGLDVSMKRTFICVLNEQGKIVHEGSEKTDPDLLADDFSKRDFQEIVVGFESGCLSHYLVTGFRKRAIDPLCMDARKLSTILALKINKTDKNDARGIAEALRSGMYTSLISN from the coding sequence ATGAAGCATTATATTGGATTAGATGTATCAATGAAAAGAACTTTTATCTGTGTATTAAATGAACAAGGTAAGATTGTCCATGAAGGTTCAGAAAAAACAGATCCTGATTTACTAGCAGATGATTTTTCCAAAAGAGATTTTCAAGAAATCGTTGTTGGCTTTGAAAGTGGATGTTTATCTCATTACCTAGTCACAGGATTTAGAAAAAGAGCTATAGATCCCCTATGTATGGATGCAAGGAAGCTGAGTACGATTCTTGCTTTGAAAATAAATAAGACAGACAAAAATGATGCACGAGGAATCGCAGAAGCCCTTCGATCAGGTATGTATACTAGTTTGATTTCAAATTAA